ATCCAGATCAAGATCCCCCAAGTCCATGGACGTGTACCTGCTGTGTGTAACTATGTGTACTaagtgtgtccctgtgtccctgtgtccccCCAGGTCCATGACGGACGTGTACCtgctgtgtgtaactgtgtgtctctgtgtccctgtgtccccCCAGGTCCATGACGGACGTGTACCtgctgtgtgtccctgtgtccccCCAGGTCCATGACGGACGTGTACCtgctgtgtgtaactgtgtgtccctgtgtccccCCAGGTCCATGACGGACGTGTACCtgctgtgtgtaactgtgtgtccctgtgtcctcCCAGGTCCATGACGGACGTGTACCTGCTGAACGTGGCGGTGGCCGACCTGCTCTTCGTGGCGTGTCTTCCTCTCCTCGTGTACAACGAGCTGTGGGCGTGGCCGATGGGGGGGGCGGCGTGCAAGCTGCTGCGCGGCTCCTACAGCGTGAACCTGTACGCCGGCATGCTGCTGCTCGCCGCCATCAGCACCGACCGCTACGTCGCCATCGTGCAGGCGCGCCGCAGCGCCCGGCTGCGCTCGGCGGCGTACAGCCGCGGCGTGTGCGCCGCCGTGTGGACGTCCGCCGTCCTGCTGTCCGTCCCCGACTTCTACTTCTACCACCGCTACGAGCCGTCCCACAGCGTCTCCACCTTCATGGACGAGGACACGGAGGACGTCCCCGAGGCGAAGGTGTACGTCTGTGAGTTCAGGTGGGgagagacgcacacacacacacatttatatgtaaagacacacacacatttatatttacacacacacacacacacacacacacacacacacacacacacacacacacatttatatgtaaagacacacacacacatttatatttacaaacacacacacacacatacacacacacagagacacatagacACGCAGACAGATTCTGATTCCAATCCTGAttctgatcctgatcctgatcctgattctgatcctgatcctgattctgatcctgatcctgatcctgatcctgattctgatcctgatactgatcctgatcctgattctgattctgattccagGTTCACGGACCACACCACAGCGGTGAACACCAAGATGGCGGTGCCCAGCACCCAGCTGGCCGTGGGCTTCATCCTGCCGCTGCTCGTCATGGTCTTCTGCTACACCGCCATCATCGTCACCCTGCTGAAAGCCAGGAACTTCCAGCGGCACAAGGCGGTGCGCGTGGTCCTGGCGGTGGTGGCGGTCTTCGTCGTCTGCCACCTGCCGTACAACGTCACGCTGCTCTGCGAAATCGCCAACCTGTTCAAGCTGCAGTCCTGCGACAAGGTGGACACACTGAAGGTGGCCAAGACCGTGACGCAGACCATCGCATACCTGCACTGCTGCCTGAACCCGGTGCTGTACGCATTCGTCGGCGTGAAGTTCAGGAACCACTTCAGGAGGATCGTCCAGGATCTGTGGTGCCTGGGGAAGAGATACATCGCTCCGCGACGATTCTCCAGGGTAACCTCCGAGTTCTACGTGTCCAGGAGGGAATCTACCCGCCGTTCCGTGGACGGATCCAGCGAAAATGGCTCATCATTTACCATGTGAGGATGCCCGGCCGGTTCATGTGTGGACTTCCCTCCTAGACCCAAAGATCAGAGACTTCCATCCTAGACCCATAGATCAGGAACATCCCTCCTAAAGCCAAAGATCAGGAACGTCTTTCCTAGACCCAAAGATCACAAACTTCCTTCCTAGACCTGAAGATCAGGAACTTCTTACCTTGACCCAAAGATCAGGAACGTCCTTCCTAGACCCAAGGATCACTAACGTCCCTCCTAGATCCAAAGATCAGGAACTTCTTACCTTGACCCAAGGATCAGGAACGTCCTTCCTAGACCCAAAGATCAAGAACTTCCCACCCAAAGATCAGCGATGTTTCTCCTAGACCCAAAGATCAGGAACTTCTTACTTAGACCCAAAGATCAGGAACTTCTTACTTAGACCCAAAGATAAGTAACTTCCTTCCTAGACCCAAAGGTCAGGAACTTCCCTAAAACTGAGTGAAGTCTGTTCATAATTTAGATGTCATGTGTTGCTTTAAGGTGCAGGTCTGACAACATCCATCTggttttaagattatttaaaatgaaagccGGGCAGATGTttaacagctcacctggagaccgAAGagagaggacactcagaaaccggatcggAGGGAACCATGTGTATCCGTGTGTGTGAACCCCCCAAAATCCCGGATTCTATTAAaaacatgggccctttaattttattttaatggattGGGGATCAGCCGAGAAACTGATGTTActtcatcctcttcatctcctttatttcatcttcttcttcatcttcatcttcatcatctcctttatttcatctcttcatcttcatcttcatcatcttcatttcctttatttcatctcttcatcttcatccttTCTACATAGAAACCGATGAATGTTCTTATTgtgaagataaataaatattaaaacaggaagtagtttttctttatacacacacacacacacacacacacagacacacactctcacacagacacacacactcagacacacacacctacagaaACAACACTATAatgattttaatttctttaattattttcactaaAAATGAGAATAACGACACAAAGACGATCATTTCCTCAAATATCGTAAATTATATCGCGATCTCAgtcaaaatatgaat
The sequence above is drawn from the Etheostoma cragini isolate CJK2018 unplaced genomic scaffold, CSU_Ecrag_1.0 ScbMSFa_2153, whole genome shotgun sequence genome and encodes:
- the LOC117940301 gene encoding C-C chemokine receptor type 6-like — translated: MEPASLNQSDDYDYNNSTWLVGPCTFQQNHSVERVLGPYVHSLICILGLVGNSLVVATYACYKRTRSMTDVYLLNVAVADLLFVACLPLLVYNELWAWPMGGAACKLLRGSYSVNLYAGMLLLAAISTDRYVAIVQARRSARLRSAAYSRGVCAAVWTSAVLLSVPDFYFYHRYEPSHSVSTFMDEDTEDVPEAKVYVCEFRFTDHTTAVNTKMAVPSTQLAVGFILPLLVMVFCYTAIIVTLLKARNFQRHKAVRVVLAVVAVFVVCHLPYNVTLLCEIANLFKLQSCDKVDTLKVAKTVTQTIAYLHCCLNPVLYAFVGVKFRNHFRRIVQDLWCLGKRYIAPRRFSRVTSEFYVSRRESTRRSVDGSSENGSSFTM